A genomic region of Burkholderia contaminans contains the following coding sequences:
- a CDS encoding DNA cytosine methyltransferase — MSQLPKLDGLVIGIPCSGASNAGRTKRKLLFPESHPDVGHLVVPFLAAVAHTSPAFVVIECVPGWLNTASAAIARSMLRDLGYVIHETVLNAAEWNMLEHRERMCIVAVTHGIEFSFDHVERPEPRTRKLGEVMDVVALDDKCWSPLLYLKAKQERDAAEGKGFKMTIVTDESTRVPTLNKTLAKRQSTGTFIQHPTSSDLLRIPTVREHARCKGIWEDLVKDVTQTFGHEVCGQAVSVPPFVSVFHALGRSMQVLKKAASVTFSAFVRGETVSA, encoded by the coding sequence ATGTCCCAACTCCCGAAGCTCGACGGCCTGGTGATCGGGATCCCGTGCAGTGGGGCGTCGAACGCAGGACGAACAAAGCGCAAGCTTCTCTTCCCCGAGTCACATCCGGACGTTGGGCACCTCGTCGTCCCGTTCCTGGCGGCCGTCGCGCATACGTCTCCGGCATTTGTCGTAATCGAGTGTGTGCCTGGCTGGCTGAATACCGCATCTGCCGCGATCGCACGTTCGATGCTGCGGGATCTCGGGTACGTTATCCACGAAACCGTACTCAACGCGGCGGAGTGGAACATGCTCGAGCATCGAGAGCGGATGTGCATCGTCGCCGTTACGCACGGGATCGAGTTCTCGTTCGACCACGTCGAACGTCCGGAACCTCGAACGCGAAAGCTCGGCGAAGTCATGGATGTCGTCGCGCTCGATGACAAGTGCTGGTCTCCGCTGCTCTACCTCAAGGCGAAGCAAGAGCGGGACGCGGCCGAAGGGAAGGGGTTCAAGATGACGATCGTCACCGACGAATCGACAAGGGTCCCGACACTCAACAAGACGCTCGCGAAGCGGCAGAGCACGGGGACTTTCATTCAGCATCCGACATCCTCCGATCTCCTGCGGATTCCGACAGTAAGGGAGCATGCTCGCTGCAAGGGAATCTGGGAAGATCTGGTGAAGGACGTAACGCAGACCTTTGGCCATGAGGTCTGCGGCCAGGCGGTAAGTGTTCCGCCGTTCGTCTCCGTGTTTCATGCACTTGGTCGCTCGATGCAAGTATTGAAGAAAGCGGCGTCCGTAACCTTCTCGGCTTTCGTGCGAGGGGAGACGGTGTCCGCGTAG
- the istB gene encoding IS21-like element ISBmu3 family helper ATPase IstB, translated as MLMQQTLTQLKSLKLDGMARAFEEQTALTASTSLSFEERFGMVVERELAWRDTRRLERLLKSAKLKNPQACIEDIEYRQSRGIDKSVVAALAGCDWIRNAQNLILTGPTGAGKTWIACAFGQQACRQGFSVMYVRVARLFEELKIAHGDGSFTRRLAQLAKMDVLLLDDWGLQDLDQGARNDLLEVLDDRVGTRSTIITSQLPLEHWHAWLQDPTLADAILDRLVHQAHKLPLKGESMRKTNAKQSSAS; from the coding sequence ATGTTGATGCAGCAAACCTTAACCCAGCTCAAGTCCCTGAAGCTCGACGGCATGGCCCGCGCGTTCGAGGAACAAACGGCGTTGACCGCCAGCACCAGCCTGTCGTTCGAAGAGCGCTTCGGCATGGTCGTCGAGCGCGAGCTCGCCTGGCGCGATACCCGGCGGCTCGAACGGCTGCTGAAGTCTGCGAAACTCAAGAATCCCCAGGCCTGCATTGAGGACATCGAATACCGGCAGAGCCGCGGCATCGACAAGAGCGTCGTCGCCGCACTTGCCGGTTGCGACTGGATCCGTAACGCGCAGAACCTCATCCTGACGGGGCCGACCGGCGCAGGCAAGACGTGGATTGCGTGCGCGTTCGGTCAGCAGGCCTGCCGACAAGGCTTCTCCGTGATGTACGTCCGCGTTGCCCGGCTGTTCGAGGAATTGAAGATCGCTCACGGCGACGGCAGCTTCACGCGGCGGCTCGCGCAGCTCGCCAAGATGGACGTCCTGCTGCTCGACGACTGGGGGCTGCAGGATCTCGATCAGGGTGCCCGAAACGATCTGCTCGAAGTGCTCGACGATCGCGTTGGCACGCGCTCCACGATCATTACCAGCCAACTGCCATTGGAACACTGGCACGCTTGGCTTCAGGACCCGACGCTCGCCGACGCGATCCTCGACCGGCTCGTCCATCAGGCCCACAAGCTGCCGTTGAAGGGCGAGTCGATGCGAAAGACCAACGCCAAGCAGTCCTCCGCATCCTGA
- the istA gene encoding IS21-like element ISBmu3 family transposase, with amino-acid sequence MPAHRMSMRKLKEVLRLKWACGLSHRQISRAIGISVGAISAYAARASAAGLDWATVEPLADDELEIRLDLPEETAVPTRRVEPDYAAMHRDLRRKGVTLQLLWEEYVEAHPGQRTYRYTQFCQRYKDWAAALKRSMRQQHRAGEKLFADFAGQTVPILGRDGGIAFKAHVFVAVLGASNYTYACATRSEAMPDWIGSLIDALEFYGGVPELLVPDNPKALIAKADRYEPVLGNTTQDFVNHYATAMLPARPRKPQDKAKVEVGVQIVERWILARLRNHRFYSLAELNKAIGKLITDLNRRPFKKLDGNRREWFERLDRPALRPLPTRRYEIATFVKCRVNIDYHVEVDHHYYSVPHSLVRQEVYARVTRHGVEILHRGKRVAAHARSRLRNKHTTLPEHMPAAHRAHMEWTPGRLLNWGASVGPGAEAIVKHLLTNRPHPEMGYRACLGLLSLSRKYGKERLEAACQRALVIGSPTRRSVLSILESGLDRQPMLPIPPAEWHSPDHENVRGPEYYH; translated from the coding sequence ATGCCGGCACATCGGATGAGCATGCGCAAACTGAAGGAAGTACTGCGGCTGAAGTGGGCGTGCGGCCTGTCGCACCGCCAGATCAGCCGCGCGATCGGCATCAGCGTCGGCGCCATCTCGGCATACGCCGCCCGCGCGAGCGCGGCGGGCCTCGACTGGGCTACCGTCGAACCGCTCGCCGACGACGAGCTCGAGATCAGGTTGGACCTGCCGGAGGAAACCGCGGTCCCGACCCGCCGGGTCGAACCGGATTACGCGGCGATGCACCGCGACCTGCGCCGCAAGGGCGTGACGCTGCAACTGCTCTGGGAGGAGTACGTCGAGGCTCACCCAGGCCAACGCACCTATCGCTATACGCAGTTCTGCCAGCGGTACAAGGACTGGGCTGCGGCGCTGAAGCGCTCGATGCGCCAGCAACACCGCGCCGGCGAGAAGCTGTTCGCCGACTTCGCCGGGCAAACTGTGCCGATCCTCGGTCGCGACGGCGGCATCGCGTTCAAGGCTCACGTGTTCGTGGCCGTCCTCGGCGCCTCGAACTACACCTATGCATGTGCGACGCGTTCGGAGGCCATGCCCGACTGGATCGGCAGCCTGATCGACGCGTTGGAATTCTACGGCGGTGTCCCCGAGCTGCTGGTGCCCGACAACCCCAAGGCATTGATCGCCAAGGCGGACCGGTACGAACCGGTGCTGGGCAACACCACGCAGGACTTCGTGAACCACTACGCGACCGCCATGTTGCCGGCGCGGCCGCGCAAGCCGCAGGACAAGGCGAAGGTCGAGGTCGGCGTGCAGATCGTCGAGCGCTGGATCCTCGCACGGCTGCGCAACCACCGCTTCTACAGCCTGGCCGAGCTGAACAAGGCGATCGGCAAGCTGATCACCGACCTGAACCGGCGTCCGTTCAAGAAGCTCGACGGCAACCGCCGCGAATGGTTCGAGCGGCTAGACCGCCCGGCGCTGCGCCCGTTGCCGACACGCCGATACGAGATCGCGACCTTCGTGAAGTGCCGCGTCAACATCGACTACCACGTCGAAGTCGATCACCACTATTACAGCGTCCCGCACAGCCTCGTGCGCCAGGAAGTCTATGCCCGCGTGACGCGCCACGGCGTCGAGATCTTGCACCGCGGCAAGCGCGTTGCCGCCCACGCCCGCAGCCGACTCCGGAACAAGCATACGACGTTGCCTGAGCATATGCCGGCGGCGCACCGCGCCCACATGGAATGGACGCCAGGCCGGTTGTTGAACTGGGGCGCCTCGGTCGGTCCCGGTGCCGAGGCGATCGTCAAACATCTGTTGACCAACCGGCCCCATCCCGAGATGGGGTACCGTGCCTGTCTCGGACTGCTGTCGCTCTCGCGCAAGTACGGCAAGGAACGGCTGGAAGCCGCCTGCCAGCGGGCGCTCGTGATCGGCTCACCGACCCGCCGCTCCGTGCTGTCGATCCTCGAATCCGGCCTGGACCGACAGCCGATGCTCCCGATTCCGCCCGCCGAATGGCATTCGCCCGATCACGAGAACGTGCGCGGGCCCGAGTATTACCACTGA